In Zingiber officinale cultivar Zhangliang chromosome 6A, Zo_v1.1, whole genome shotgun sequence, a single genomic region encodes these proteins:
- the LOC121994249 gene encoding protein PHOX1-like: MEMNRSSLRNRSASARLRLPSSKSIRTFDRCATFVNEDTTVFMEMAQHKKEEGNRLFQRREYEDALMKYDKAIKLLPKNHIDVANLRCNMASCYMQMNPEDYRQAINECNLALEVCPNYSKALVKRAKCFEALNRLDLASKDVDLVLSLEPNNIAALEISERVKMEIEEHGIRLDYREVSPLPETPIEKQKLKKKKSHKSVEKIVVVEEKHVETKEEPMKTVKLFFGEDIRYAHVPANCTILQLREVVANKFPRLKAFLIKFKDQDGDLVTITTSQELRCIEESADPQGYIKLFIIKVKPEDDPLFEEAIKRGSPKKNSFSDDKSSSVCIDDWIVQFALLFKNHVGCDSDEYLNLHELGIKVYSEAMEDTTTSEEAQEVFTLAEKKFQEMSALALFNWGNVHMFRAKKRLCLSEEASKESTLVMVKTSYEWAQAEYVKAGKKYEEALKLKPDFYEALLALGLQQFELAKLSWCFAKGNMADVENEPSTDVLTLFNLAEENIERGTQIWEEIEEERLKEGSKPSVEKLMLQKMGLQDYFKHLSSDETTEQGFNMKTQMNIFWGTVLYERSVVEFKLGIPLWKECLMAAMEKFTAAGASPADIAVMVKNHSANETTQEDLCFKIDEIVQAWNEMHDAKRWLSGVSSFRLEPLLRRRVSKLHNTLENI; encoded by the exons ATGGAGATGAATAGGTCATCTCTTAGGAATAGGAGTGCCTCGGCTAGGCTGAGATTGCCGAGCTCGAAAAGCATCCGTACTTTCGACCGCTGCGCCACGTTCGTCAATGAAGACACAACGGTCTTCATGGAGATGGCTCAGCACAAGAAAGAAGAAGGCAACAGGTTGTTCCAGAGGCGGGAGTATGAGGACGCACTCATGAAATATGACAAAGCCATTAAGCTGCTTCCAAAGAACCATATTGATGTTGCAAACCTTCGCTGCAACATGGCATCTTGCTATATGCAGATGAACCCTGAGGATTACCGCCAAGCAATCAATGAGTGCAACCTTGCCCTCGAGGTCTGTCCCAATTACAGTAAAGCTCTAGTGAAGAGGGCCAAGTGTTTCGAAGCTCTGAACAGGTTGGATTTAGCCAGCAAGGATGTGGATTTAGTTTTGAGTTTGGAACCGAACAATATTGCGGCATTGGAGATTTCCGAGCGAGTCAAAATGGAGATTGAGGAACATGGCATAAGGTTGGATTATAGGGAAGTTTCTCCACTTCCAGAAACACCTATAGAGAAACAGaagctaaagaagaagaagagccacAAGTCGGTGGAGAAGATAGTGGTTGTGGAGGAGAAGCATGTTGAGACTAAAGAAGAGCCCATGAAAACTGTGAAGTTATTCTTTGGGGAAGACATCAGATATGCACATGTACCAGCAAATTGCACCATATTGCAGTTGAGGGAGGTCGTTGCTAACAAATTCCCAAGATTGAAGGCTTTCCTTATCAAATTCAAAGATCAAGATGGTGACTTGGTCACAATCACTACATCCCAAGAGTTGAGGTGCATAGAAGAATCTGCAGACCCACAAGGATATATTAAGTTGTTCATCATAAAAGTAAAACCCGAGGATGATCCTTTGTttgaagaggctataaaaaggggaTCACCTAAGAAGAATAGCTTTTCTGATGACAAGTCCTCCTCAGTTTGCATTGATGACTGGATTGTGCAATTTGCTCTTCTATTCAAGAACCATGTTGGTTGTGATTCTGATGAGTATCTGAACCTTCATGAGTTAGGAATTAAGGTTTACTCAGAAGCAATGGAAGACACCACTACAAGTGAAGAGGCACAGGAAGTTTTTACACTTGCTGAGAAGAAATTCCAGGAGATGTCAGCTCTAGCTTTATTCAATTGGGGCAACGTGCATATGTTTCGGGCAAAGAAGAGGTTATGCTTATCAGAAGAAGCTTCAAAGGAGTCAACGCTAGTCATGGTGAAAACTTCTTATGAGTGGGCTCAGGCTGAGTATGTTAAAGCAGGAAAGAAATATGAAGAAGCTTTGAAACTTAAGCCTGACTTCTATGAGGCTCTTCTCGCTCTTGGATTGCAACAGTTTGAGCTAGCAAAGCTTTCTTGGTGTTTCGCAAAAGGAAACATGGCAGATGTAGAGAATGAGCCTTCCACAGACGTTCTAACACTATTCAACCTCGCCGAAGAGAACATTGAGAGGGGGACACAAATTTGGGAAGAAATCGAAGAAGAAAGATTAAAGGAAGGGTCTAAACCCAGTGTGGAAAAGCTAATGTTGCAAAAGATGGGTTTACAAGATTATTTCAAACATCTGTCAAGTGATGAAACAACAGAACAAGGTTTTAATATGAAGACTCAAATGAATATATTTTGGGGAACTGTGCTTTATGAGCGATCTGTTGTGGAATTTAAATTGGGCATACCACTTTGGAAAGAGTGTCTCATGGCAGCAATGGAAAAATTTACTGCGGCAGGGGCTTCTCCAGCAGATATTGCTGTTATGGTTAAAAACCATTCTGCCAATGAAACTACTCAAGAAG ATTTATGTTTCAAGATTGATGAAATAGTTCAAGCATGGAATGAGATGCATGATGCAAAAAGGTGGCTAAGTGGTGTTTCATCTTTCAGACTTGAGCCTTTACTTCGCCGGCGGGTTTCCAAGTTGCACAATACATTGGAGAACATATGA